From a region of the Eretmochelys imbricata isolate rEreImb1 chromosome 6, rEreImb1.hap1, whole genome shotgun sequence genome:
- the LOC144266479 gene encoding zona pellucida sperm-binding protein 1-like, translating to MRKRQTESRKTTSQEKLKRPKPIEVSLHPILRFHIAQAEACLGLWSSILGQWLLDRASFLASSAMGLGCRYFVGLVLLWSLRIALGQGDFHRVSFSVLQHEYDCGDYGMQLLVFPSQGRTVRFKVVDEFGTPFEVTNCSICLHWVTSGEEGAMIFSAGYNGCHVQKKDGRNHLQVRVEELLSARAVAATYDVNMTCPKPTERDLTPEETMRYVPQPGLPGLVRPVPQPGLVRPVPQPGLVRPVPQPGLVRPVPQPGLVRPVPQPGLVRPVPQPGLVRPVPQPGLVRPVPQPGLVRPVPQPGLVRPVPQPGLVRPVPQPGLVRPVPQPGLVRPVPQPQPGLVRPVPQPQPGLVRPVPQPQPGLVRPVPQPQPGLVRPVPQPQPGLVRPVPQPQPGLVRPVPQIYPPPSNIGAHLTEEQCRVVAGKMPCADAPGQAACFQAGCCYDETDLTIPCYFGNTVTVQCLLDGHFVLVVSRDMSDHPIILESVRLAYAQAGCDPIRMTEAFVIFRFPLMQCGTTVQVIHDKLIYENQLISGIDIRTGPDGSITRDSTFILHARCIYNASDFLPVQVEVFLPPTPAPVTQAGPLRLELRIATDPSYRSYLTERDYPVVKVLRDSVYMEVRILHRTDPSLVLVLHQCWATPSANPLQQPQWPILVDGCPFLGDNYRTQLVPVGPASSELPFPTHHQRFVLSTFAFVDSASQVALEGEVYIYCSASACYPSRLEPCRTMCPSGAATRGRRFLDINNGTGEPQDLVSSPGPVIFQESPEPWREHVYENKDPVSRLDLTLVLLAMLSLVVVASLVTVTLLHRRSSWMTRSQIFHGR from the exons ATGAGAAAAAGACAGACGGAGTCTAGGAAAACCACCAGCCAAGAGAAGCTCAAGAGGCCTAAGCCTATTGAGGTGTCCTTACATCCCATCCTCAGGTTTCACATAGCTCAGGCTGAGGCCTGCCTCGGTCTGTGGAGCTCCATACTTGGCCAG TGGCTGCTAGACAGGGCTTCTTTCTTAGCATCTTCAGCCATGGGGCTGGGCTGTAGGTATTTTGTGGGCTTAGTACTGCTCTGGTCCCTAAGGATAGCCCTTGGGCAGGGGGACTTCCACAGGGTCAGTTTCTCTGTCTTGCAACATGAGTATGACTGTGGAGACTATGGGATGCAGCTGCTGGTCTTTCCCAGCCAGGGCCGCACCGTCCGCTTCAAAGTTGTGG ATGAGTTTGGGACACCCTTCGAAGTTACCAACTGCTCCATTTGTCTCCATTGGGTCACATCTGGCGAGGAAGGAGCGATGATCTTCTCAGCTGGCTACAATGGCTGTCATGTGCAGAAGAAG GATGGGCGTAACCACCTGCAAGTCCGAGTGGAGGAACTGCTGAGCGCCAGGGCCGTCGCTGCCACCTATGATGTGAACATGACCTGCCCTAAGCCCACTGAACGTGACTTAACCCCAGAGGAGACCATGCGCTAcgtgccccagccgggcctg ccgggcctggtgcgcccggtgccccagccgggcctggtgcgcccggtgccccagccgggcctggtgcgcccggtgccccagccgggcctggtgcgcccggtgccccagccgggcctggtgcgcccggtgccccagccgggcctggtgcgcccggtgccccagccgggcctggtgcgcccggtgccccagccgggcctggtgcgcccggtgccccagccgggcctggtgcgcccggtgccccagccgggcctggtgcgcccggtgccccagccgggcctggtgcgcccggtgccccagccgggcctggtgcgcccggtgccccagccgggcctggtgcgcccggtgccccagccccagccgggcctggtgcgcccggtgccccagccccagccgggcctggtgcgcccggtgccccagccccagccgggcctggtgcgcccggtgccccagccccagccgggcctggtgcgcccggtgccccagccccagccgggcctggtgcgcccggtgccccagccccagccgggcctggtgcgcccggtgccccaaaTATATCCTCCACCAAGCAACatag GGGCGCATCTCACAGAGGAGCAGTGCCGTGTGGTGGCTGGGAAGATGCCCTGTGCGGATGCCCCAGGCCAAGCTGCTTGCTTCCAGGCTGGCTGCTGTTATGATGAGACTGACCTCACCATTCCCTGCTACTTTGGCAACACAG TCACTGTTCAGTGCCTCCTGGATGGTCACTTTGTTCTGGTGGTCTCCAGGGACATGTCTGATCACCCCATCATCCTGGAGAGTGTCCGGCTAGCCTATGCCCAGGCAGGGTGTGACCCCATCAGGATGACTGAGGCTTTTGTGATCTTCCGCTTCCCCCTCATGCAGTGTGGCACCACAGTCCAG gtgATCCATGACAAACTGATCTATGAGAACCAGCTGATCTCTGGCATCGACATCCGGACTGGGCCGGACGGCTCCATCACCCGGGACAGCACCTTCAT cctccaTGCTCGCTGCATCTACAATGCCAGTGACTTTCTGCCAGTCCAGGTCGAGGTCTTCTtgccccccacacctgctccagTCACCCAGGCAGGACCCCTCCGGCTTGAGCTGCGCATCGCCACAG ACCCGAGCTACAGATCCTATCTCACAGAGAGAGACTACCCTGTGGTGAAGGTGCTCAGGGACTCTGTCTACATGGAGGTTCGCATCCTGCACAGAACAGACCCGTccctggttctggttctgcaccagTGCTGGGCCACCCCAAGCGccaaccccctgcagcagccgCAGTGGCCCATCCTGGTGGACGG GTGCCCGTTCCTGGGAGACAACTACAGAACCCAGCTTGTGCCCGTGGGCCCGGCCTCATCTGAGCTGCCCTTCCCGACTCACCACCAGCGCTTCGTCCTCTCCACTTTTGCCTTTGTGGACTCCGCCTCCCAGGTGGCACTTGAGGGAGAG GTGTACATTTACTGTAGCGCCTCAGCTTGCTACCCCTCCCGGCTGGAGCCCTGCAGGACCATGTGCCCATCAGGAGCTGCTACAA GAGGCCGCCGGTTCCTGGATATCAACAATGGGACAGGAGAGCCCCAGGACCTGGTGAGTTCTCCTGGCCCTGTGATCTTCCAGGAGAGCCCTGAGCCGTGGAGAGAGCACGTCTATGAGAACAAGG acccTGTCTCCAGACTGGACCTGACCCTGGTGCTTCTGGCCATGCTTTCATTGGTGGTTGTGGCTTCTCTCGTTACTGTGACACTACTCCATAGGAGAAGCAGCTGGATGACAAGGTCCCAAATCTTCCATGGCAGATGA